A single genomic interval of Nicotiana tabacum cultivar K326 unplaced genomic scaffold, ASM71507v2 Un00172, whole genome shotgun sequence harbors:
- the LOC142179023 gene encoding putative disease resistance RPP13-like protein 3, with amino-acid sequence MERGKQIDREREKGELANFEGYQVSYDQADSILVEPWGGNTGESEWNYKLKSPIKEILIAHGDIIDSIMFRTVTEQGTTIDSAKFGGDGGRRDKVVIEATSLEYLKGIKGTFGRYYGHSVIKSLCFITNAKNYGPFGCEASGTPFSLVMKEGVAIVGFHGRSELYLNAIGVYLQKLAPPTSAKEPMVEDIEIRDVSLSTLRKDTLNVLDFIESLKNEEIQKVVDVDLTEKLILELDFLLLNLHHLSKYHAEQLSPFMTEYEILQNVCGNIRDFHELIVNGCVGHEIVEYVLPQFQLMAERVGRFLWPYQIGGHSRLFKLEHLFLEIIPTQLEVMHICFTNLNASTSAEVGHFSKKLLETSPDILREYLIHLQDHMINVITASTPGARNIHIMVEFLLIILTDVPKDFIHNGKLFEFLARVGALTRDISTIARNLEEKSKNGESTKETNSATLGLLKNIELLKRELKDVYLKAPDLSQLCFPMSDGPLFMHLLLRHLNDLLNSNAYLVALINEEIRLLKEDLEFIRSFFGNVEQELYKDLWARVSDMAYETKDVIDSIIVRDNGLLHLIFSLPFAIEKINLIKKEVSNLLKKIPKNMGVIVVNSPNKPVARKSSISGKIIVGFEEETYLIIRKLTSGPKTLDVISITGMPGSGKTTLAYKVYNDKSVFGHFDIRAWCTVDQKYDKIELLKKLFNQVVGSTSKFSKNIDVVLDELRKHLFGKRYLIVLDDLWDTAAWEDLTRPFPEVEKGSRIILTTREKKVAMHAQRHSDPLDLRLLKLEESWELLEKKVFGKESCPDELLDVGKEIVQNCKRLPLVVDLIAGVIAGKEKKRSVWLEVRNNLNSFILQKEENVMNVIALSYDHLPDPLKLCLLYFASYEKDRAIPVEVLKRFWRAEGFAEHTEMNSVEEVMDVYLENLISSSLVISFNEIGKIQTCQIHDLVHDFCLIKARAEKLFDEISSSAPSSSSSDLPRQINMDGQGHLGHNNFILFDSKYKRHSGKHLYSLRITDNIYNNNNDICHLRHLRLLRVLQLDRFCITVNDSLLNEICTLVHLRYLNIRTQVKSLPSSFSNLWNLETLWVYKYGPPMVLLPTIWNLVKLRVLGIDDCSFFDLDKNEPILIAEDSKSENLRLIHGLEVSYSKDTEDIFKRFPNLQELRFNLKESWDCSTGRYWFPKLDFLNELESLKVTFESSNSNDSVLSVATNRSLWDFYFPSSLKELWLCQFPLTSGSLSTIAKLPKLEDLYLEDAIIQGEGWNMGEEDTFQKLKCLTLQRVNLAKWEVREESFPALEKLRLRYCRKLEEIPPSFGDICSLKSIELGRSPQLEESALKIKQDVEDMMGDIQVLVYN; translated from the exons ATGGAAAGAGGAAAACAAATTGACCGAGAAAGAGAGAAAGGGGAATTAGCAAACTTTGAG GGATATCAAGTGAGTTACGATCAAGCGGACTCGATATTGGTGGAGCCATGGGGAGGCAATACTGGTGAATCAGAATGGAATTACAAGTTGAAAAGTCCCATTAAAGAAATATTGATTGCTCATGGAGATATTATAGATTCCATTATGTTCAGAACCGTTACTGAACAAGGTACTACCATAGACTCAGCAAAGTTTGGTGGGGATGGAGGTCGAAGAGACAAG GTTGTTATTGAGGCAACTTCATTGGAATATTTAAAAGGCATCAAGGGGACATTTGGACGTTATTATGGCCATTCGGTTATAAAATCTCTATGTTTTATAACTAATGCAAAGAATTATGGACCATTTGGGTGTGAGGCTAGTGGAACCCCATTTTCACTTGTGATGAAAGAAGGTGTAGCTATTGTGGGATTTCACGGGCGATCGGAATTGTACCTTAATGCTATTGGTGTTTATTTGCAGAAACTTGCTCCTCCCACTTCAGCAAAGGAACCTATGGTTGAAGACATTGAAATCCGTGAT GTGTCATTATCTACCCTTCGCAAGGACACTCTCAATGTTCTGGATTTCATAGAGAGCTTAAAGAATGAAGAAATTCAAAAAGTTGTTGACGTGGATCTAACTGAAAAGCTGATATTGGAGCTGGACTTCCTCCTTCTGAATCTCCATCATCTTTCCAAGTATCATGCCGAACAACTTTCTCCATTCATGACTGAATATGAGATTCTTCAGAATGTATGTGGCAACATAAGAGATTTCCACGAGTTGATAGTGAATGGGTGTGTTGGGCATGAGATTGTTGAATATGTCTTACCTCAGTTTCAACTAATGGCTGAGAGAGTAGGACGCTTCCTATGGCCTTATCAAATTGGTGGACACTCTCGACTCTTCAAGCTAGAACATCTATTCTTGGAGATTATTCCAACTCAGTTGGAGGTTATGCACATATGTTTTACAAATTTGAACGCTTCAACATCAGCAGAAGTTGGACACTTTAGTAAGAAACTCCTAGAAACCTCTCCGGACATTCTTAGAGAATATCTGATTCATCTACAAGATCACATGATAAATGTTATTACCGCTAGCACTCCAGGGGCTCGAAACATTCATATCATGGTAGAGTTCCTATTAATCATTCTCACTGATGTGCCTAAGGACTTTATTCATAATGGCAAGTTGTTTGAATTCCTAGCACGTGTTGGAGCACTTACCAGGGACATATCAACTATTGCTCGCAACTTAGAAGAGAAATCAAAGAATGGAGAGAGTACCAAAGAAACAAATAGTGCAACTCTAGGATTGCTCAAAAATATTGAACTCCTAAAGAGAGAACTCAAAGATGTTTACCTGAAAGCCCCGGACTTATCTCAACTCTGCTTTCCCATGAGTGATGGACCCCTGTTCATGCATCTTCTACTTAGACACTTAAACGATTTGCTCAATTCCAATGCTTATTTAGTTGCTTTGATAAATGAAGAAATCAGGCTGCTGAAAGAAGATCTAGAATTCATAAGATCTTTTTTCGGGAATGTTGAGCAAGAATTGTATAAAGATCTCTGGGCACGTGTTTCAGATATGGCATACGAGACAAAAGATGTCATTGATTCAATTATTGTAAGAGATAATGGTCTCTTACATCTTATTTTCTCACTTCCCTTTGCCATAGAAAAGATCAATCTTATCAAAAAAGAGGTCTCAAATTTACTTAAGAAGATTCCCAAGAACATGGGCGTCATTGTTGTGAACTCTCCCAACAAGCCAGTTGCACGTAAATCATCAATATCTGGTAAAATAATCGTAGGTTTTGAAGAAGAGACATACTTGATAATTAGGAAGCTCACCAGTGGACCAAAAACGCTAGATGTCATTTCGATCACTGGTATGCCGGGTTCTGGTAAAACTACTTTGGCGTACAAAGTGTATAATGATAAGTcagtttttggtcattttgacaTCCGTGCATGGTGTACAGTCGATCAAAAGTATGACAAGATAGAGTTGCTGAAAAAACTTTTTAATCAAGTTGTTGGCTCAACTTCGAAATTCAGTAAGAATATTGATGTTGTCTTAGATGAGCTACGGAAACATCTGTTTGGAAAGAGGTACCTTATAGTCTTAGATGATTTGTGGGACACTGCAGCATGGGAAGACTTGACAAGACCTTTTCCTGAAGTTGAGAAAGGAAGTCGAATTATTTTGACGACTCGAGAAAAGAAAGTGGCTATGCATGCACAACGCCACAGTGATCCTCTTGACCTTCGATTGCTAAAACTGGAAGAAAGTTGGGAGTTATTAGAGAAAAAGGTCTTTGGAAAAGAAAGTTGCCCTGATGAACTACTGGATGTTGGAAAAGAGATAGTCCAAAACTGCAAACGGCTTCCTTTGGTGGTTGATTTGATTGCTGGAGTCATTGCggggaaggaaaagaaaaggagtgTGTGGCTTGAAGTTCGAAATAATTTGAATTCCTTCATTTTACAGAAAGAAGAGAACGTGATGAATGTTATAGCattaagttatgaccatttacCTGATCCCTTAAAGTTGTGCTTACTTTACTTTGCAAGTTATGAGAAGGACAGAGCAATTCCAGTAGAAGTTTTGAAAAGATTCTGGCGTGCCGAAGGATTTGCGGAACACACAGAGATGAACAGTGTGGAAGAAGTGATGGATGtttatttggaaaatttaatttccAGTAGCTTGGTTATTTCTTTTAATGAGATAGGTAAAATCCAGACTTGCCAAATTCATGATCTTGTGCATGACTTTTGTTTGATAAAAGCAAGAGCGGAAAAGTTGTTTGACGAGATAAGTTCAAGTGctccatcatcatcttcttcagatctGCCACGTCAAATAAACATGGATGGTCAGGGGCACTTAGGGCATAATAATTTTATCCTGTTCGATTCAAAATATAAAAGGCATTCTGGTAAACACCTCTATTCTTTGAGGATAACTGACAACATATATAACAACAATAATGATATATGCCACCTAAGACACTTGAGGCTTCTTAGAGTGTTGCAACTGGATAGGTTTTGTATCACTGTGAATGATTCTTTGCTGAATGAAATATGCACATTGGTTCATTTGAGGTACTTAAACATTCGGACACAAGTTAAATCTCTGCCTTCGTCTTTTTCAAATCTCTGGAATCTGGAAACTCTATGGGTGTATAAATACGGACCACCCATGGTACTATTACCAACAATTTGGaatcttgtaaagttgcgagtgCTGGGCATAGATGATTGTTCTTTCTTTGATTTGGATAAGAATGAGCCAATACTGATAGCAGAGGACTCAAAGTCAGAGAACTTGAGATTAATACACGGACTCGAAGTTTCTTATTCAAAAGACACAGAGGATATTTTCAAAAGGTTTCCCAATCTTCAAGAGCTTAGATTTAATCTCAAGGAATCATGGGATTGTTCAACAGGGCGATATTGGTTCCCTAAATTGGACTTCCTAAATGAACTAGAATCTCTCAAAGTAACttttgaaagttcaaattcaaatgATAGTGTTCTCTCTGTAGCGACAAATAGGTCGTTGTGGGATTTTTATTTCCCTTCGAGTTTGAAAGAGCTGTGGTTGTGTCAGTTTCCTTTGACATCCGGTTCACTATCAACAATAGCGAAACTGCCCAAGCTTGAAGATCTGTACCTTGAAGACGCAATCATCCAGGGGGAAGGATGGAACATGGGGGAGGAAGACACCTTCCAGAAACTCAAATGTCTGACGTTGCAGCGAGTGAATCTTGCTAAGTGGGAGGTTAGAGAGGAATCCTTTCCTGCGCTTGAGAAATTACGACTGCGGTACTGTCGTAAGCTTGAGGAGATTCCGCCTAGTTTCGGGGATATTTGTTCATTAAAAAGTATCGAACTGGGGAGGAGCCCTCAACTTGAAGAATCTGCTCTGAAGATTAAGCAAGATGTTGAAGATATGATGGGGGATATTCAGGTCCTTGTTTATAACTGA